In Pseudomonas campi, the sequence GCATCGTGGATGCCACCGGCGAACAGCACCTGGATCTCGGCCGCCGGCACGCCGCCTTTGATCTCGTCGAGCAGGCGGTCGATCATGCTGCTCCACAACACGAAGCTGCTCAGCGGGCCGACATGCCCGCCGCACTCGCGGCCCTCGAAGATGAAGCGCCGCGCCCCTTCCTTGAGGAACATCGGGATCAGGTTGGCCGACGGCACATGCAGGAAGGACGGGATGCCCGACTGCTCCAGGCGCACTGCCTGGTCCGGGCGACCGCCGGCGATGATGGCGTAGTTGGGCTGGTAGGGCTTGGCCGCGGCAATCTGCTCGTCGAGCAGGCTTTGCGGGGCGAAGCCCAGCAGGCCGATACCCCAGGGTCGGCCGGCGAGCAGCTGGTGGGTCTTGTTCAGCAAATCATCCAGCGGCTTGCCCTTGAGCAGGGCCAGGGCCAGCATCGGCAGCGCCCCACCACTGGCTACGGCTTCGGCAAATTCGGCCTTGTCCGAGACCCGGCTCATCGGCCCCTGCACCAGCGGCAACGGCAGGCCCAGGGCCTGGGCCAGTGGCGCATCGGCCTGGATCGCCCGCGCTTTCAGGGCAGCCTGCGGGTTGTTCTGCACCGCGTTATCGATGGCCTGGAGCAGTTGCGCCAGGCTGCCGTACTGTTTCTGCCAGGCAGCCGCGAATGCCACATCCTGGCCCAGCGGCAGCAACCCGGCGGCTGGCTCGCGCCAGTTGATTTCGGCCAGCACCCGCGCGCGCAATTCGGCGGGAGTGAGACATTCCGCCGCGGCGACAAAGGCCTTGGCCGTGGCAAAACCGGGACGCAGCAGTACCCGGCAGTAACAGCCGAACTCGCCGTTGCCGGCGGCGACTGTTTCGCTGCCGGACAGGCTGCGCAGATGGGGGAACAGCTCACTGGCGACCGGCGACTCCTGCAGCAGCAGGACCTGACTGTCCAGCACTACGCCCGCACATCCGGCAACGGCGGCGGCAGCGGCGGTGTGCGGGGTGATGCCGCCACGCAGGTAGAGTGGCAAGTCACTCTGTTGGCGCCAGTGCTGGGCGAGAATGAAGCAGCTGCTTTCGCCAACGAAACCGGCGGCTTCGTGGCCCTTGAGGATCAGGCCATCAACGGCAGCGAGCAGGTCTGGCTCAAGCGGCGCGCTGCTCGACAACTCGAGCAGCACGCGCACACCGCGGGCACGCAGGGCTGGCAGGCTATCGCGCCACGGGCTGAACTGCTCGCCACCCACCACCAGCAGACACAAACCAGTGCCCGCCTGACGCACCAGAGCATCGTGCAGCGCGCGATCAAAATCGCCCAGACGCACGCCAAAGCCGTGCGGCCCGGCATGCTGGGCGAGCACAGCCAACTGCTCGACGCCCTGCACCGCACAGCCCGCGAGCTCCAGATCGAGGACGCCAAGACCACCGGCCCGGGAGGCAGCAATTGCCAGAGCAGGGTGCGCCAAACCGCTTGGAGAAAATACCAACGTCTGAAAGCCAGAAGCGCTTTGAGAGCCATTCATGCGTGCAGCCTCATTCCTTAGGCAAACAACCCCGTGTGGCGGATGTCCGCACTCACTCGGGGGCCAATTCCAGCTGCAACCACCTGAAGAGCACCCACTGCAAGAAACGGGCAGAAACCCGTAAACAGCATGAAGCTCGCGCGTCGCCCTAGAAACTTTGTACTTCACCCACACTGCGCAAGCGCTGGCCAGAACCAGCGGCACAGCCAAAGCAAAGCCGCATCACGTGACAAAAAAACGACGCGACAATGAATTTATGCAGGATTTATTTCACAGCCATTATTTTGCCCGAACCATTGCGGCGCAATCTGCACCGCAAGGAGGCATTTTTTGTAGTGGCTTTTTACCAGCAACCACCTAATAATGTCAAAATTACAACGAAAATCATAAGCTTCTGATCAATAAGTCAAAATTACAACGCACTCCGGACTCCCAGCCAACAGCCTCGGCGCCAAAGACCCATGCGCCAGGGATGGTTGCAATCGGCCCAAGGGAACCACTGGCGGCATGATCGGTAATATGTCAGCAACATGGGGAGCGGCATGCTTGATGCACAATTCGCCCCCGTACGCCGCTGACCATTGCGGCAAAGACATGCACGGGGATCGACAGTGTGCAGGTGAGACGTAAGCAATCAGGGAACAACCAAGCGGCCATGGACAGACCAGCTACGCAGCGACAAACCGCCCGCAGGCCAAGCAAGCTCGCCTTGCCGGCCGGCACAGCCGGCCAATTCGCCCGCGCAGTGCATCAGCCCTACCCGCGCGACAGACATAGCAGCCATGCCAGGCGCCGCCATCCGGCGATACAGGACAATCCACGCTCGATTCCAGCCAGCCCAGAGAGGACAACCCCATGAGTGCACCTATCAACCACATCGTGTTCATCATCATGGACAGCTGCCGCTATGACTCCTGCGTGGCTGCCAAGACACCGAATATCGAGCGCGTTGGCGAGATCGAAAAGCGTTACAGCTATGCCTCCTGGACGGCGCCGTCGCACTACGCCTTCACCATGGGCATGCTGCCGCACAACACCCCGCGCGAGGTCTATGCCTCCGAGGTGTACAAGGAAGAGTTCGTGCAGTGGGTGACCCGCACCGGGATCACCGATGTGTCGTTCCGCAACTTCATCCCGGAACTGTCGCTGCCCAAGGTGCTCGGCCAACTCGGCTACCGCACGGTGGCGCGCGTATCGATGCCGGTGCTCAACCAGCAGACCGCCATCAACCAGCACTTCGATGACTACAAGCTGATGAGCAACCACAACGACTTCGCCGGCATGGTCGAGGAAATGACCTTCCCCGAGGACGAGCCGCACTACTACTTCCTCAACCTGGGCGAAACCCACTACCCCTACATGCTCACGGACGAAAACCTGCCGCGCATCTCCGGGGTACACGGCGTGTTCAAGACCCTCGGCGGTGAGGCCCAGCACAACGCCGCAGACAGCGAGGCATTCTTCGATCAGGAGCAGATGGAAATGCTCCGCCAGCAGCAGATTCGCTGCGTCGAGTACGTCGATGGACTGATCGGCAAGCTGATGGAGAAAGCCCCGGAAAACACCTGGTTCATCATCACCGCCGACCACGGCGAACTGTTCGGTGAAGATGGCTATTTCGGCCACGGCCCGATCATGCACGAGAAGTGCTTCGAAGTGCCGTTCGTCGAAGGCTTCGCAGGCAAGGCCTGATGACTCAGCCGCTGTTCATCCTGGCGTTGCCGCGATCCTATACCTCATTGATCGCCGGCATGCTGGGCCAGCATCCACAGGCATTCGGGCTGCCCGAGCTGAACCTGTTCACCGTCGATCGCCTGATGGAAATGTGGGACGGCAAGAGTGACGCTGGTTTCGGCAAGTTCCAGCGCCACGGCATCCTGCGTGCGGTCGCCGAGATCTATGCCGGCGAACAGACCAGCAACACCGTGGAAATGGCCAACCACTGGCTGGCCGCGCGGCAGAGCCGTAGCGGTAGCGAGGTTTTCCAGGAAATCTGCCAGGCGATTGCGCCGCTGATGGCCATCGAGAAAAGCCCGGCGCATGTCACCAGCGCGATCTATCTGGAGCGCATCTACGCCGCCTATCCCGATGCCTTTTATATGCACCTGACCCGCCACCCGACCAATCAGGGCAACTCGGTGATGAAGATGCAGGAAGGTGGCTATGCCCTCTCGGTGAACTCGATCGACTACACCGAAAACCAGGCGATCATCGATCCGCAACTGGCCTGGCATGACACCAACCTGAACATCATGGAACTGCTGGAAAAGGTCCCCGAACGGCAGAAGCTGCATGTGCGCGGCGAAGACGTGATGTCCGACCCTCTGGGCAGCCTGGCGGACATCTGCCGCTGGCTGGGCCTGCGCGATGATATCGAGGCACTGGAAGACATGCTGCACCCCGAACAGTCATCTTTTGCCCGCGTCGGCCCGATCAATGCACTGTTCGGCAACGACCCCAATTTTCTGCGCGACCCGGTATTCCAGCCCCATTTACCCAAACAGCCGCCCTTGCGTGCCCCCCTGCCCTGGCGCATCGATGGTGCCTGCCTGAAGGCAGAAGTACAGAAAATGGCCCTGGAATTCGGCTATCAACACTGACTGAGAAGCCCAGCATGCCCACACGCTCGCGCATCGGTAACATTTCTACCCCAGGCCCTCTCGAGGAGCTGCCATCACTGCCGCCGCACCTGCAGGTATTGCGCGACGATCTGCAACAACGCGTGCAGGCACGCCGGGTGCGTAGCCATCTGGAGCGGGAGCTGTCGCACCTCAATGGCAGTCGCGAGATCGCCGGCAGCGTGCGCCTGCTGTTCGACGGCCAGGGCCGCCCTGCGGAAAACCTCAGCCTCAAGGACATCGTCAAATACCGGCAGAAGATCGAAACCGACATCCAGTGGCTGGAAGCCATCCTCATCGAACTGCGCAGCGATCTCTCGGTCGTACGTGAACTGGAAGATGCTGCCCTGGACGTAGCCAGCGTGCAGCAAGCCGAAGAAGACTACTGAGCCGAGATTGACCAAGGAGCTGGCACATGCGCACCACACTGATCAAAACCCTGCTGTCGAGCCTGTTGCTGCTGGCACCCCTGCTGGCAGGGGCCGCCGGCAATGAAGGCCGGCTGTTTGAAATGCAGGTCAACGGCGCCTCCCGTAGCTACAAGCTCTACGTACCGAGCAATGCACAGGGCCCGCTGCCGCTGATGATCGTTATGCATGGCGGGCTTGGTAATGCCGATGACACCGAGCGCACCACCGGCATGAACCGCATCGCCGCCAGCAACCAGTTCATGGTGGCCTACCCCAACGGCACAGGCGCCCGGCTGATGAAGAAGCGCCGCACCTGGAATGCCGGTAAATGTTGCGGCCAGGCCGCCGAGCAGAATGTTGACGATGTGCAGTTCATCCGCAGCATGCTCGGGGATATCGCCAGCCACCATCCCCTGGACCGTTCGCGGGTCTACGCCACCGGCATTTCCAACGGTGCGATGATGGCCTACCGCCTGGCCTGTGAAATCCCCCAGGACATCGCCGCGATCATTCCGGTTTCCGGCACACTGGCGCTCAATAGCTGTGCCGGGGCGAAGAGCGTAGCGGTATTGCATATCCATGGTGCGAAGGACAGCAACGTACCCTATGCCGGCGGCATGGGGGAGAACGCCATCGCCGGCGTGGCCCACCGCTCCGTACCGGAAACCCTGCAGATCATGGCCAAGGCGCATAATTGTGCAGGCTCCAGCGAGCAGGCTCTGCCGGACGGCTCGGAACTGACCAGCTGGAGCTGCCCGAGCCAGGCCGCCGTGCAACTCCGCCTGATCCCCAACGGCGAGCATGTCTGGCCCGGCGGTGACAGTCGGCGCAATCGCAAGCTGTTTGCCGGCAACTTCTCCGCCAGCCAGGCGGCCTGGGACTTTGCCAAACAGTTCCAGAAGAACCGCTGAGCAGCGCCAGACAACGACCGGCATGCCCGTTATAGTCCGTCATGGAACAGGCCTTGCACTGGCCATGGCGGACTTGCAGCGCGCGGGCGCCAGCAGCCGCAGTTAAATCGTTATGCATGCAGAGAATGCCACTATGTCGCAGTTGACCCACCTCGAACGTCTGGAAGCGGAAAGCATCGATATTTTCCGCGAAGCGGTTGCCGAAGCGGAAAACCCGGTGATGCTCTATTCCATCGGCAAGGACAGCGCGGTGATGCTGCATCTGGCGCGCAAGGCATTCTTTCCGTCCCCTCCCCCCTTTCCTCTGCTGCACGTAGACACCACCTGGAAGTTCCAGGCGATGTACGAGATGCGTGAGCGCATGGCCAAGGAATCGGGCATGCAGCTGCTGGTCCACCACAACCCGCAAGCCCAGGAGCAGGGGATCAATCCGTTCAGCCACGGCTCCTCGATGCACACCGACATGTGGAAAACCGAGGGCCTGAAACAGGCCCTGACAGCCCACAAGTTCGACCTGGCCTTCGGCGGCGCGCGGCGTGACGAAGAGAAATCGCGGGCCAAGGAGCGCGTGTTCTCCTTCCGCTCCGCCCAGCATCGCTGGGACCCCAAGGCGCAGCGCCCGGAACTGTGGCGCCTGTACAACGCGCGCAAGCAACAAGGCGAAAGCATCCGCGCCTTCCCGATTTCCAACTGGACCGAGCTGGATATCTGGCAGTACATCTATCTGGAAGGCATTCCGATCGTGCCGCTGTACTTCGCCGCCAAACGCCCGGTGGTCGAGCGCGATGGCACACTGATCATGGTCGACGATGAGCGCATGCCGCTCCGCGAAGGCGAGGTGCCGCAACTGAAAAGCGTACGTTTCCGCACGCTGGGCTGCTACCCACTGACCGGCGCGGTGGAGTCGGAAGCCGACACACTGCCTGGCATCATTCAGGAAATGCTCCTGGCCACCACCAGCGAACGCCAGGGACGGATGATCGACCACGACAGCAGTGGCTCGATGGAAAAGAAAAAGGTCGAGGGTTACTTCTGATGAACGCACACACCCACCTCATCGAAGAGGACATCGAGCAGTACCTCAAGGTGCACCAGCACAAGAGCCTGCTGCGCTTCATCACTTGCGGCAGTGTCGATGACGGCAAGAGCACGCTGATCGGTCGCCTGCTGTACGACGCCAAGGCACTTCTGGAAGACCAGATGAGCGCCCTGGAAAGCGACTCGAAGAAAGTCGGCACCCAGGGCGGCGAACTGGATTTCGCCCTGCTGGTCGATGGCCTTTCCGCCGAGCGCGAACAAGGCATCACCATCGATGTCGCCTATCGCTTCTTCGCCACCGAGAAACGCAAGTTCATCGTTGCCGACACTCCCGGCCATGAGCAATACACCCGCAACATGATCACCGGCGCTTCGACCGCCGACCTCGCGGTGATCCTGATCGATGCGCGCAAAGGCGTGCTGACCCAGACCCGCCGCCACAGCTATCTGGTCTCACTGATCGGCATCAAGCGTGTGGTATTGGCGATCAACAAGCTGGACATGGTCGATTACTCGCAGGAAGTCTTCGAGCAGATCGACGCCGACTACCGCGCCTTCGCCAGCAAGCTGGGCATCGAGCACATCCAGAGCATCCCGCTGTCCGCCCTGCGCGGCGACAACATGACCGGCCCCAGCAGCAACACCCCATGGTATCAGGGCCCGAGCCTGATGCAGCACCTGGAGAGCGTGCCCATCGATGGCGCCCAGGACGATGCGCCCCTGCGCATGCCGGTGCAGTGGGTGAACCGCCCCAACCTGGATTTTCGCGGCTTTTCCGGTCGCATCCTCGGCGGCAGTGTGCGCCCTGGCGACGCAATCCGCGTGCTGCCCTCGGGCAAGATCAGCACAGTAGCGCGTATCGTCACCCTCGACGGCGATCTGGCCGTAGCCACTACCGGCCAGTCCGTCACCCTGACCCTGAGCGACGAGATCGACATCAGCCGCGGCGATGTAATCGCCAGCGCCGATGCGCCCCCGGCAGTCGCCGACCAGTTCGAAGCCACAGTGGTGTGGATGGCCGAGCAGGCCCTGCTGCCAGGCCGCGCCTACTTGGTGAAGATGGGCGCCAGTACAGTCGGCGCGACACTCAGCCCGCCGAAATACCAGATCGACGTCAACAGCCTCGACCAGTTACCCGCCAGAACCCTGGAGCTGAACGAGATTGGCGTCTGCACCCTGAGCCTGGATCGCGCCACCGCATTTGACCCCTACGCGGAAAACCGCGACATGGGCAGCTTCATCATCATCGACCGTTACAGCAACCAGACGGTCGGCGCCGGCATGCTGCACTTTGCCCTGCGCCGCTCGCAGAACATCCACTGGCAAGCCCTGGAAGTCGACAAAGCGGCGCGTGGCCGCCTCAACGGCCACAAGCCCTGCGTGCTATGGCTGACCGGCCTGTCCGGCGCCGGCAAATCGACCATCGCCAACCTGCTGGAGCGCCGCCTGCACGCCATGGGGGTGCACACCTATCTGCTCGATGGCGACAACGTGCGCCACGGGCTGAACAAGGACCTGGGCTTCACCGCGGCGGATCGAGTGGAGAATATTCGTCGGGTCGGCGAAGTTTCCAAGCTGATGGTCGATGCCGGCCTGATCGTTATCAGTGCCTTTATCTCGCCCTTCCGCTCCGAGCGCGAGCTGGCCCGCAACCTGGTCGCAGAAGGGGAGTTCATCGAAGTCTTCGTTGACACTTCCTTGAGTGAAGTGGAGAAACGCGACCCCAAAGGCCTGTACAAGAAGGCGCGACGGGGTGAGTTGAAGAACTTCACCGGGATCGACTCCCCCTATGAGGCCCCGGAAGCGGCGGAGATCCACATCGAAACCAGCCGCCACAGCGCCGAGCAGGCCGCCGATCATATCGTTGAACAGCTGCGCGCCCGCGGCCTGGTGCACTGAAAGTGTGCCGGGCAAATATGCCCGGCAACCCTTTTAGCAATAACCTGGACAGCACCAGCGCGCTGGTGCTTGACACACTTATTGCTGTGGACAAGATCAAGTCATGTTGAACTGTTACAAACCCAGTACACTCTAAAGACCGTAGTGGGTAACAGACAGGCTCTTGTAGTTGCGCGCAATTACAAGCACACCCGTTATAATCCCCCCCATCAACTTCAACAGTTGATCACCTGCTGAAGTTGCTCGATACACCCCGAACCTAGTTCGCCGGCCTTCGGCCCATTGTCGCAATAACGGACAACGGACGAACCCGACGGACACGCCCCCCAGCAGCAACCTTGGATACTCACGTGACGAAAGATGAACTGCGCGTTGAACTAGAACGCCAGGCACAACGTTACAAGGATGTATACGGCGGAGAAGTTATTACCTACGCCGCTCAACCGGACCCCGAGCGCAAACCCTGGCGCAAGAAGCCCAGCCTCCTCGACCAGGCGTTCCAGCAGGAACTGCACAAGATCGAACAGGCCCGGGAAAGCGATTGAAGTGTCTTTGCTAGTGCGGCCATAAACCATAAAGGCGCCTATTGGCGCCTTTATGCCCAGCTCACAGCAGCTTCAGCGACGCTTGCCGCCCAGCAGAGAGCCCATCAGCCCCCGCACCAGCTGTCGACCAATCTGGTTGGCCGCCTGGCGTACGGCAGTCTTCATGACCTGACTGGCGAGACTGCCCAGCAATTCGCCAGCCATACCGCCCAGGCCGCCCGCCTCCGCTCCCTGACCTGCTGCATTCGGCTTGACCGCAGGAGCCTCATCCGCTTGCTGCTGTGCACGCACCATAAGCATTTCATAGGCTGACTCGCGATCAAACGGCTTGTCATAGCGCCCGGCTTGCGGCGAACCGCGCAACAATGCGGCGCGCTCGGCCTCGCTCAAGGGGCCGATACGTGACTGCGGCGGGGCGATAGCCACGCGCTGCACCATGGCCGGCGTGCCCTTCTCCTCCAGGGTGCCGGCCAGCGCTTCGCCAATGCCCAGCTCGGTGAGCACGCTGAGGCTGTCGAACTCGGGATTGGGACGGAAGCCATCGGCCACCGCGCGCAGGGACTTCTGCTCCTTGGCGGTGAAAGCACGCAAACCGTGCTGAATACGCAAGCCAAGCTGGGCCAGCACATCATCCGGCAGATCACTCGGCGACTGGGTCACGAAATAGACCCCCACGCCCTTGGAGCGGATCAGCCGCACCACCTGCTCCAGACGCTCTTGCAGGGCCTTGGGCGTATCGGCAAAGAGCAGATGAGCCTCATCGAAGAACAGCGCCAGCACCGGCTTATCCGCATCGCCCCGCTCGGGCAGTTGCTCGAACAGCTCGGCCAACAACCACAGCAGGAAGGTGGCGTAGACCTTGGGCGCTTCGTGGACCAGCTGGCTGGCATCGAGCAGATGGATGCGTCCGCGCCCGTCTCTATCGGGACGCAGAATATCTTCCAGTTGCAGCGCCGGCTCGCCGAACAGGGCATCGCCGCCCTGTTGCTCGAGGGTCGCCAGGCGCCGCTGCAGGGCCTGTGCAGACGCTCCGGCAAACAGCGCACGATCCTCCCCGAGCAGCTCGGGATGTTCCTTGAGATGGTTGAGCAGCGCCTTGAGGTCTTTCAGATCGAGCAACAGCAAACCTTCGCGGTCGGCGACCTGAAACGCGGCATAGAGCGCCGCCTGCTGGCTATCCGTGAGTTCCAGCAGGTTGGCCAGCAGTAGCGGGCCCATTTCGCTGAGCGTGGTGCGCAGGGGATGGCCACTCTTGCCCGCCACATCCCAGAGTGTCACCGGGTAAGCCTGCGGGCGGTGCTGCAGCCAGGGCATGCCGGCTATGCGCTCGGCCACTTTACCCTGAGGATTACCCGCCGCCCCCAGGCCGCAGAGATCACCTTTGATATCGGCGGCGAACACCGCCACTCCAGCATCGCTGAACAACTCAGCCAGGCGCTGCAGGGTCACCGTCTTGCCGGTACCGGTGGCACCCGCCACCAGGCCATGACGATTAGTCAGGCGCAACGCCTGGGCAATGGGATGACCCAGTGGGTCGGAACCCAATACGAATGAATCGGTTACCGGCATCTTGCCTTCCCTCGGGCTAAAGCTTTACTGCAGTTATGTCGTAATAGGTAGTGTTACCTATAAAGCCGGCGCTTCGTCGAACGGCCACCTACAAGACTGCTGCCAGACCTTACCGGACGCAAGCAACCATGACCCAGAACCTGAAATTCAGCCACAAGATACTGCTAGCCGCCTCCCTGGTGGTAATCGCAGCCTTCTCCCTGTTCACCCTGTACAACGACTACCTGCAACGCAACGTGATCAAGTCCGATCTGGAAAGCGAGCTGCAGAGTCTTGGTGCAGTAACTGCCAGCAACATCCAGAACTGGCTATCCGGGCGCATCCTGCTGGTGGAAAACGTTGCCCAGTCAATCGACAGCGAGACCACGCCCGAAAGCTTGGTGAAAACCCTGCAGCAACGTGCTCTGAGTTCGACCTTCGCCTTCACCTACCTGGGCGCCGCCGACGGTATCTTCACCTCTCGCCCGGAGAGCGATATACCGGCAGACTACGACCCGCGCACCCGCCCCTGGTACAAGGATGCCATGGCGGCTGGCGGCTCCACCCTCACCGAACCCTATGTCGACGTGGCCACTGGCGGGCTGATCATCACCATTGCCACCCCGGCCGGCAGTACCGGCGTAGTGGGCGGCGACCTCAGCCTGAACACCCTGGTCCAGATCATCAACTCGCTGGACTTCGGCGGCATGGGCTATGCCTTCCTGGTCAGTTCGGATGGCAAGATCCTGGTGCACCCGGACAAGGATCTGGTGATGAAGTCGCTCAAGGAGGTCTACCCGCAGAACACCCCCCAAGTCAGCAGTGGTTTCAGTGAAGCGGAGCTGGATGGCGCCCCCCGCCTGCTCACCTTCACCGCCGTCAAGGGCCTGCCCTCGGTGAACTGGTACGTCGGCCTGTCCATCGACAAGAACAAGGCCTATGCCACCCTCAGCGAGTTCCGCGCCTCGGCCATCGTTGCCACGGTGATCGCCGTCGTGCTGATCATGTTCCTGCTGAGCATGCTGATCAGCGTGCTGATGCAACCACTGCGGGTGATGGGCCGGGCCATGCAGGACATCGCCCAGGGCGAAGGTGACCTGACCAAGCGCCTGCATATCCAGAGTCAGGATGAATTTGGCCAACTGGCGAAATCCTTCAACCAGTTCGTCGAGCGCATCCACGCCTCGATCCGCGAAGTGTCCTCGGCCACCCAACAGGTCAACGAAGTAGCCAAGCTGGTGGTCAACGCCTCCAACTCCTCGATGGTCAACTCCGACGAGCAAGCCAATCGCACCACCAGCGTGGCAGCGGCGATCAACGAACTTGGCGCGGCAGCGCAGGAGATTGCGCGCAATGCGGCGCAGGCCTCACATGAGGCTTCCGATGCGCGGCGCCTAGCGGAAGACGGCAGTCAGGTGCTGAAGAAGACCATCTCGGCGATGAATGAACTGTCGAGCAAGATCAGTGCATCCAGCACCAGTATCGAGGCACTCAACAGCAAAACGGTGAACATCGGGCAGATCCTCGAGGTAATCAAGAGCATTTCCGAGCAAACCAACCTGTTGGCCCTGAACGCCGCTATTGAGGCGGCACGCGCCGGTGAAGCCGGCCGCGGTTTCGCCGTGGTCGCCGACGAGGTCCGCAACCTGGCACACCGCACCCAGGAGTCGGCCCAGGAAATCCAGAAGATGATCGAGGAGCTGCAGGTGGATGCGCGCGAGTCGGTCAATACCATGACCGAAAGCCAGCGCTACAGCAGCGAGAGCGTGACCATTGCCAACCAGGCCGGTGAGCGCCTGGGCAGTGTTACTCAGCGCATCGGTGAAATCGACGGGATGAACCAGTCAGTCGCCACCGCCACCGAAGAGCAAACCTCGGTGGTCGAAGCCCTGAACATGGACATCACCGAGATCAACACCCTCAACCAGGAAGGCGTGGAGAACCTGCACGCCACGTTGCGCGCCTGTGGCGACCTGGAGCAACAGGCCAGCCGCCTGAAGCAGCTGGTGGATAGCTTCCGCATCTGAGAGTCTGTTTACGATCTCTTGGCTGTCGGCCATCCTGCGTTAAAAGTGGCCTCAAAATGCTCATTTACAACTTGTAAACTGCGCTTTTTCGGCCACTTTTGCCTTGTCTGGCTCTAATCCAAAAGATCGTAAACAGGCTCTACGCTGCTATTGCGGCTCGGGCGGATCTTCGGCCTGCTCTGCAGGCACCTGCAGAGCCGCCCACAGCTCTGCGGCACCGGGAAACTCGGTGCCGTCCTCCTCACTCAACGCATCCAGGTCATAGCGGCTGGTGCAGCCCTCACCGAGAGTCGGTGGCGGACTGGCCGTGCCGGGCTTGCGAGAGT encodes:
- a CDS encoding sulfatase-like hydrolase/transferase — encoded protein: MSAPINHIVFIIMDSCRYDSCVAAKTPNIERVGEIEKRYSYASWTAPSHYAFTMGMLPHNTPREVYASEVYKEEFVQWVTRTGITDVSFRNFIPELSLPKVLGQLGYRTVARVSMPVLNQQTAINQHFDDYKLMSNHNDFAGMVEEMTFPEDEPHYYFLNLGETHYPYMLTDENLPRISGVHGVFKTLGGEAQHNAADSEAFFDQEQMEMLRQQQIRCVEYVDGLIGKLMEKAPENTWFIITADHGELFGEDGYFGHGPIMHEKCFEVPFVEGFAGKA
- a CDS encoding sulfotransferase family protein — encoded protein: MTQPLFILALPRSYTSLIAGMLGQHPQAFGLPELNLFTVDRLMEMWDGKSDAGFGKFQRHGILRAVAEIYAGEQTSNTVEMANHWLAARQSRSGSEVFQEICQAIAPLMAIEKSPAHVTSAIYLERIYAAYPDAFYMHLTRHPTNQGNSVMKMQEGGYALSVNSIDYTENQAIIDPQLAWHDTNLNIMELLEKVPERQKLHVRGEDVMSDPLGSLADICRWLGLRDDIEALEDMLHPEQSSFARVGPINALFGNDPNFLRDPVFQPHLPKQPPLRAPLPWRIDGACLKAEVQKMALEFGYQH
- a CDS encoding alpha/beta hydrolase family esterase: MRTTLIKTLLSSLLLLAPLLAGAAGNEGRLFEMQVNGASRSYKLYVPSNAQGPLPLMIVMHGGLGNADDTERTTGMNRIAASNQFMVAYPNGTGARLMKKRRTWNAGKCCGQAAEQNVDDVQFIRSMLGDIASHHPLDRSRVYATGISNGAMMAYRLACEIPQDIAAIIPVSGTLALNSCAGAKSVAVLHIHGAKDSNVPYAGGMGENAIAGVAHRSVPETLQIMAKAHNCAGSSEQALPDGSELTSWSCPSQAAVQLRLIPNGEHVWPGGDSRRNRKLFAGNFSASQAAWDFAKQFQKNR
- the cysD gene encoding sulfate adenylyltransferase subunit CysD, which codes for MHAENATMSQLTHLERLEAESIDIFREAVAEAENPVMLYSIGKDSAVMLHLARKAFFPSPPPFPLLHVDTTWKFQAMYEMRERMAKESGMQLLVHHNPQAQEQGINPFSHGSSMHTDMWKTEGLKQALTAHKFDLAFGGARRDEEKSRAKERVFSFRSAQHRWDPKAQRPELWRLYNARKQQGESIRAFPISNWTELDIWQYIYLEGIPIVPLYFAAKRPVVERDGTLIMVDDERMPLREGEVPQLKSVRFRTLGCYPLTGAVESEADTLPGIIQEMLLATTSERQGRMIDHDSSGSMEKKKVEGYF
- the cysN gene encoding sulfate adenylyltransferase subunit CysN; this encodes MNAHTHLIEEDIEQYLKVHQHKSLLRFITCGSVDDGKSTLIGRLLYDAKALLEDQMSALESDSKKVGTQGGELDFALLVDGLSAEREQGITIDVAYRFFATEKRKFIVADTPGHEQYTRNMITGASTADLAVILIDARKGVLTQTRRHSYLVSLIGIKRVVLAINKLDMVDYSQEVFEQIDADYRAFASKLGIEHIQSIPLSALRGDNMTGPSSNTPWYQGPSLMQHLESVPIDGAQDDAPLRMPVQWVNRPNLDFRGFSGRILGGSVRPGDAIRVLPSGKISTVARIVTLDGDLAVATTGQSVTLTLSDEIDISRGDVIASADAPPAVADQFEATVVWMAEQALLPGRAYLVKMGASTVGATLSPPKYQIDVNSLDQLPARTLELNEIGVCTLSLDRATAFDPYAENRDMGSFIIIDRYSNQTVGAGMLHFALRRSQNIHWQALEVDKAARGRLNGHKPCVLWLTGLSGAGKSTIANLLERRLHAMGVHTYLLDGDNVRHGLNKDLGFTAADRVENIRRVGEVSKLMVDAGLIVISAFISPFRSERELARNLVAEGEFIEVFVDTSLSEVEKRDPKGLYKKARRGELKNFTGIDSPYEAPEAAEIHIETSRHSAEQAADHIVEQLRARGLVH
- a CDS encoding helicase HerA-like domain-containing protein, with amino-acid sequence MPVTDSFVLGSDPLGHPIAQALRLTNRHGLVAGATGTGKTVTLQRLAELFSDAGVAVFAADIKGDLCGLGAAGNPQGKVAERIAGMPWLQHRPQAYPVTLWDVAGKSGHPLRTTLSEMGPLLLANLLELTDSQQAALYAAFQVADREGLLLLDLKDLKALLNHLKEHPELLGEDRALFAGASAQALQRRLATLEQQGGDALFGEPALQLEDILRPDRDGRGRIHLLDASQLVHEAPKVYATFLLWLLAELFEQLPERGDADKPVLALFFDEAHLLFADTPKALQERLEQVVRLIRSKGVGVYFVTQSPSDLPDDVLAQLGLRIQHGLRAFTAKEQKSLRAVADGFRPNPEFDSLSVLTELGIGEALAGTLEEKGTPAMVQRVAIAPPQSRIGPLSEAERAALLRGSPQAGRYDKPFDRESAYEMLMVRAQQQADEAPAVKPNAAGQGAEAGGLGGMAGELLGSLASQVMKTAVRQAANQIGRQLVRGLMGSLLGGKRR